One Spiroplasma endosymbiont of Cantharis nigra DNA segment encodes these proteins:
- a CDS encoding lipoprotein, protein MRKLLTILGTVTLVASSSFSVIACNNPGPDPVIKKDLTDELLKEFVNEIGEINYEGPFIFEEGYKINDGIMGTSSILGHLALEQFYDLINEKFNYKDYSFIHATAETLNQEINEIKNNVKYTFDISFTYRSNNEFNEAKNDWLNFKFNFTQTQKYENEKYLDNFFNSTINKNFYKNNKGMSTSWFKEVDIFQSLNIKVTTDKLNQLKEKQDKLDELTKELEISIKKDENDQKISILNLVNINVVNFNLLDENDKYYDLYSLNLVISLKDNKSIFLEKEINTRLYKK, encoded by the coding sequence ATGAGAAAATTATTAACAATTTTAGGAACTGTAACTTTAGTTGCATCTTCATCTTTTAGTGTTATAGCATGTAATAACCCAGGACCAGATCCTGTGATTAAAAAAGATTTAACAGATGAATTATTGAAAGAATTTGTCAATGAAATTGGTGAAATTAATTATGAAGGGCCATTTATATTTGAAGAAGGATATAAAATAAATGATGGAATAATGGGGACAAGTTCAATTTTAGGACATTTAGCTTTGGAACAGTTTTATGATTTAATTAATGAGAAATTTAACTATAAAGATTATTCTTTTATTCATGCAACAGCAGAAACATTAAATCAAGAAATTAATGAAATAAAAAATAATGTTAAATATACGTTTGACATATCTTTTACATATAGAAGTAATAACGAATTTAATGAGGCAAAAAATGACTGACTAAATTTTAAATTCAATTTCACTCAAACACAAAAATATGAAAATGAAAAATATTTAGACAATTTTTTTAATTCAACTATAAATAAAAATTTCTATAAAAATAACAAAGGAATGAGTACATCATGATTTAAGGAAGTAGATATATTTCAGAGTTTGAATATAAAAGTAACTACTGATAAATTAAATCAACTTAAAGAAAAACAAGATAAACTTGATGAACTTACAAAAGAACTTGAAATAAGTATAAAAAAAGATGAGAATGATCAAAAAATATCGATATTAAATTTAGTAAATATTAATGTTGTAAATTTTAATTTATTAGATGAAAATGATAAGTATTATGATTTATATAGTTTAAACTTAGTAATCTCATTGAAAGACAATAAAAGTATTTTTTTAGAAAAAGAAATAAATACTCGTTTGTATAAAAAATAA
- a CDS encoding lipoprotein, protein MRKLLTILGAVTLVAYSSSSVIACNNPGPDPVIKQDLTDELLKEFVNEIGEINYEGPFIFEEGYQINDEIIGTESIIGHLALEQFYVLINENFNYKGYSFIHGSTTIISQEMTEISNNVKYSFEAFFRFRSNNEFNEFKNGGITFKFNFTQTEQYNNKQYLDVWFNSIINQELYKNNKGMTTTRFEKTNIFNILSMKVTTSELNEIVDQQLKLDKIKKEIEDNIKRYKKTQEKSILNLVDINVVDVNLLDEYNESRDLYSLNLRISMKDNKDIYLEKEINTLLKKVI, encoded by the coding sequence ATGAGAAAATTATTAACAATTTTAGGAGCTGTAACTTTAGTTGCATATTCATCTTCTAGTGTTATAGCATGTAATAACCCAGGACCAGATCCTGTGATTAAACAAGATTTAACAGATGAATTATTGAAAGAATTTGTCAATGAAATTGGTGAAATTAATTATGAAGGGCCATTTATATTTGAAGAAGGATATCAAATAAATGATGAAATAATTGGTACGGAATCAATTATAGGACATTTAGCTTTGGAACAGTTTTATGTTTTAATTAATGAGAATTTTAACTATAAAGGTTATTCTTTTATTCATGGTTCAACCACAATAATAAGTCAAGAAATGACTGAAATCAGTAATAATGTTAAATATAGCTTTGAAGCATTTTTTAGATTTAGAAGTAATAATGAATTTAATGAATTTAAAAATGGAGGAATTACATTTAAGTTTAATTTTACTCAAACAGAGCAGTATAATAATAAACAATATTTGGATGTATGATTTAATTCAATAATTAATCAAGAACTCTATAAAAATAATAAAGGTATGACAACTACTCGTTTTGAAAAAACAAATATATTTAATATTCTATCTATGAAAGTAACTACTAGCGAATTAAATGAGATTGTTGACCAACAATTAAAACTTGACAAGATTAAAAAAGAGATTGAAGATAATATTAAAAGGTATAAAAAAACACAAGAAAAGTCAATATTAAATTTAGTAGATATTAATGTTGTAGATGTTAATTTATTAGATGAATATAATGAAAGTCGTGATTTATATAGTTTAAATTTAAGAATTTCAATGAAAGACAATAAGGACATTTATTTAGAAAAAGAAATAAATACATTATTGAAAAAAGTAATATAA
- a CDS encoding lipoprotein: MRKLLTILGAVTLVTSSSFSVIACNNPGPDPVIKQDLTDELLKEFVNEIGEINYEGPFIFEEGYEINNNILGTSSILGHLALEQFYDLINEKFNYKGYSFIHGTAKTLNQEINEIKNNVKYTFEVFFRYRSNGKFNEFDNGGIKFKFNFIQTEQYNSKQYLDVWFNSVINQDFYKNNKGMSTSKLENINNFHHLDIELTTEQLNQINDKEKELDVLTKELENAIKIDEKVREKSILNLININVADFELLGEYNEYKNKYSLDLLISMKDDQNVFLKTQIDTLLKK, encoded by the coding sequence ATGAGAAAATTATTAACAATTTTGGGAGCTGTAACTTTAGTTACATCTTCATCTTTTAGTGTCATAGCTTGTAATAATCCAGGACCAGATCCTGTGATTAAACAAGATTTAACAGATGAATTATTGAAAGAATTTGTCAATGAAATTGGTGAAATTAATTATGAAGGTCCATTTATATTTGAAGAAGGATATGAAATAAACAATAATATACTGGGAACAAGTTCAATTTTAGGACATTTAGCTTTAGAACAGTTTTATGATTTAATTAATGAGAAGTTTAATTATAAAGGCTATTCTTTTATTCATGGAACAGCGAAAACATTAAATCAAGAAATTAATGAAATAAAAAATAATGTTAAATATACGTTTGAGGTATTTTTTAGATATCGAAGTAATGGTAAATTTAATGAATTTGATAATGGAGGAATTAAGTTTAAATTCAATTTCATTCAAACAGAACAATATAATAGTAAGCAATATTTGGATGTATGATTTAATTCAGTAATTAATCAAGATTTCTATAAAAATAATAAAGGAATGAGTACATCTAAACTTGAAAATATAAATAATTTTCATCACTTGGATATTGAGTTAACTACTGAACAGTTAAATCAAATTAATGATAAAGAAAAGGAACTTGATGTGCTTACAAAGGAACTTGAAAATGCAATTAAGATTGATGAGAAAGTAAGAGAGAAATCAATATTAAATTTAATAAATATTAATGTAGCAGATTTTGAATTACTTGGTGAGTATAATGAGTATAAAAATAAATATAGTCTAGATTTATTAATCTCAATGAAGGATGATCAAAATGTATTTCTGAAAACTCAAATAGATACATTATTAAAAAAGTAA